Genomic DNA from Gemmatimonadales bacterium:
CGGCGCGCGCCCGCGTTCCTCGGCGACAGCGCTGGCTGGCGGGGGCAGCTGCAGAAGCGACTGCCGGCCTACCTGGCCTCCGTCTGACCTGCCGCACATTGAACCGAGGAGAGCACAGCGATGACAGCACACACGACCGGAACCCGACAGCAGTGGCTCGCCGCCAGGCTCGAGCTGCTCAAAGCGGAGAAGGAGCTGACCCGGCGGAGCGACGAGCTGGCGGAGCGGCGGCAGGAGCTGCCGTGGGTCCGGATCGACAAGCAGTACCGCTTCGACACCGACGAGGGGACCGCCTCGCTACCAGACCTCTTCCGGGGGCGCTCGCAGCTCCTGGTCTACCACTTCATGTTCGGATCCGACTACGCGGCGGGGTGTCCGCACTGCTCGGCGATCGCGGACGGCTTCAACGGGTTCGCCGTGCACCTGGCCAACCACGACGTGATGCTCGGTGCGGTGTCACGGGCGCCGCTCGCCAAGCTGCAGGCGTACAAGCGGCGCATGGGGTGGAGCTTCCCGTGGGCGTCGTCAGTCGGAAGCGATTTCACCTCCGACTTCGGTGCGGGGTACACGGAGCAGGAACTGCGGTCAGGCGCGGCCGAATACAACTTCGGGTCGGCGGACTGGCCGCCACTCCCGATCGGCCAGGAGGGACCGCTCGCCAAACTCGCGGCGGAAACCGGCACCGACTGGGCGACGTACACGCGGGAGGCACCGGGCATGAGCGCGTTCGTACTCGAGGCCGGCGTGGTCTACCATACCTACTCGACCTACGCGCGCGGGGTGGACGGTCTCTGGGGGATGTATCAGTGGCTCGACCGGGCGCCGCGAGGGCGCAACGAGACCGGCCTCTGGCTCCATCGCCGGGACGAATACGCGAGCAAGTGACGCCCGTGACAGCGGGGCATCCGGGATGGATGCCCCGCTGCCCTCGCTTCCGCTGGTGAGGACTCGAGCCTGGATTCCTCATGGCACTATGAGGACTTGGTTCTTCCTTCCACTCATCCGAATGCCGGATGAATCTGCCGTGATGGAGGCGCCGTTCAGATAGTACTTGCCCCCGGTCACTGCACTGTCCTTCAGCACAAACGTCCAGCCGTTCTCGGTGGCATCGACGGTGTACTCGACGCCTTTCGCCGACCGTGCGCGGGAAAATGAAATCCGGTTCCCTCCCACCCGGAGATCGTGGATGCTCATGTCCTCCCATCCCTTCGGAAGGTGCGGCTCGAACACCACCTTCCGATGCACCGCATCGGGCTCGATGCCGAAGACATGCTGGACCAGGGGCAGCACGATACCGTACATGGTCCAGGCGATCACAAAGCAGCCGTAGTCAGGCATCATCTCGGAGATCGAGCCGGGCAGCTTTCGGTTGAAGGTCTCCACGATCCTCCGCATGTACCACAGCGCCTCGTCGGTCCTCCCGTACTTGCCTTCGGCGACAGCCGCCACCCCGGTGGCGATCGTCATCATCGCCTGCCGATCGACCGCCGAGAGGTATGGGCCGTATTTGCCGACCCCGTGACGGCGGAGCTGGTCGAGTCCCCGGATAGCGAGGCTGCGCGGCGCGATACCCATCTCCATCGGCGTGATCACCACCAGGTTCTGGTTGGTCATCCAGGCTCTCGTCGTATCCGGCATCGCGGCGAACCTGTCCCCTAGCTGCTGGTAGTAACGGATCAGCTCCCGGTCCCGACCGGTAAGCTTGTCGGGGCCCGGGAGTCCGATCTGCTTGGCCGCGCCTTCGGCGGCGCTGACTGCCTGCGCTCTGGTGCCGTAGACATCGGCATAGGAGCTGTCCTCATCCAGCCAGAAGCGCTGGTTGATCCGCCGCTTCAACTCCTCCGCCACGGGTCGGTAGCGTGACGCAGCTCGGTCGCCCAGGAGATCTCCAATCTCGGCGGTGGCGACCAGCGCTTGCTGCGTCGCCGCCGCGACATCGATGACTTCCGCGTTGAGGCCCAGGATCTCGGTGATTCCGTAGCCCTCCGGAAACAGGTCTCTGTTCCGGTCCTGGTCGGTGAGGAGCCAGTGTAGGCCTTGCTTCATCGCGGGGTACATCTCGCGGGCAAAGGCCAGGTCGCCGGTCCACCGGACGACATCCCTCACCGTGATGATGAATCGGGCGGTCTCCTGAGTGTTTCCCGGATTGGAGACGCCCCCGTTGGTCGTCACCTCGTGGACGATGCGGCCGTTGCCGTTGGCTTTGGCCGACACCTTCCGGAGGAGCCGCAGGGTCTGCATCGCGAGGGCGGCGTCTCCCGAGGCCAGGAGCGCCTGGAGCGAGTAGGTCTCGGTCCCAAACCACCAGGGATACTCCATGACCCCGCCGCTCAGTCCCCGCCCGAGTCCCGGGACGTCCCGAGCCAGCCACTCGGCATCGATCTTGACCCAATCGTAGACCTGCTGCAGTTGCGGATCGGGGATGCTGATGCTGGCTCTATCGATGAGGGCGGCGTAGCGCGCCTTCTTCATTTGCAGGAGCTCGCGGTGGTGGCGAGCGAGCTGACTGAACGTGGACTCGGCAGCGCTGCGGGTGGTGTTGGAGCCGGCAAAGACGAAGGTCAGGGTCGAGCTGTCGTGAGCTTCCAGGGATATCATGTGCCGGGACGCGGCGGTGACTCCGTTCCCGGCACTGGCCAGCGGCTCTGGGTGCGACACCGGTTGAACTTGCGCCGGCGTGGCCGCCCCCCAGAGCACGAACCAGGGGTGGCGCGTGTCCCGCGCCAGATAGCGGCCGGTCCTGGTCTGCCATGCCACAGTGTCGCGCGCGTCCTTGATGCCGAGCTGATCGGAGAACCACACGGGGAGGAGATCGGTCTTGACCGAAAGCTCGAGCCTCAGGCGCCTCCCCCGGCCACCGCTGTTCCTCAGGGTGTACTGAACGATGACCCCGGGGTAACCGT
This window encodes:
- a CDS encoding DUF899 domain-containing protein; protein product: MTAHTTGTRQQWLAARLELLKAEKELTRRSDELAERRQELPWVRIDKQYRFDTDEGTASLPDLFRGRSQLLVYHFMFGSDYAAGCPHCSAIADGFNGFAVHLANHDVMLGAVSRAPLAKLQAYKRRMGWSFPWASSVGSDFTSDFGAGYTEQELRSGAAEYNFGSADWPPLPIGQEGPLAKLAAETGTDWATYTREAPGMSAFVLEAGVVYHTYSTYARGVDGLWGMYQWLDRAPRGRNETGLWLHRRDEYASK